Sequence from the Longibacter salinarum genome:
GGGACGCAGGTACCCGCGCCCGAACGATTGACGGTTCTTAAGGATGGTCTCGAGTCTGATGATGCTGCCAGACGACGGATTGCTATAGAAGCGTTAGGTAGCGCATTAAAGACAAAACACTTCACTAGAGACGTAGGCGACGAAGCTAAGGGTAGAGTTGGAGGAAGTGGTCCACACGACTGGACTCCTGATCGCTACGAGGAGATATACGAATATTGGGAAGGTTGCCTTGACCTCCTCGTGGACAAGATAAAGAATGGAGGAGATGAGGGGGCTCTGGCGAGAAAGCAACTAGAAGGAACGGCTGGTTCTCTTCTGGCGATTCTCGGGATTAGTAGGAAGGCAGAGGAATCAATACGCGTAGCAGCAGAGGGTGTCGATGGAGTTTGGAGAGGAGCACTACAAGCTGTGGGACGGGCATTGGGTACTCGTCCGGGTAAGATGCCTGAGGGGCTCCGAAGTCGATTAGAGCGTCTCAGAGACGACCTTCAACCTACCGACCTCGTCGGAAAGTTGGAGTACGTGGTTACCTCTCCACCCCAGTCGGAGTGGGTGCGACGAACCGAGGACGGCGAATACCTAAAGGTTGCGGAACAGAGAGCGCGAACTCTTGCGAGAGACTTGGCGAATGACGACGAAGCGGATTGGACGACGATAGCGAGAGTTCTATGTACCGGTAGGCAAAAGTTCGCCAGGGTGTTTGGAATTGAGATTGCGTCGATACTCGAGGACCCCGTTCCGGTTATTGAGGACATCCTTGAGGTATTAGAGAAGATTCCTGAGGATAAAGGTCGGCACTGGGGGCTATTAGCGGGCTTGATTTCTCAAGTTACTCAAAGTCAAAGGAACCACGCCTTAACTTGGATTCTCCAGTCAGATACTTTGCGATCTGAGTACTGGCGCATCCTTTCTTCGGTCGGTGTAGAAGAAGACGATCTGGATTCGCTTCTGGATATCATTAAAGAGGGTTCAATCGCCGCTCGGGATTTAACCGAACTTACCTATTCATTTCACGACGTATCGCCTGGCGATCTCTCTAATTTTGCACTTCAGGTGTTGGAGGAAAGTGTTGAATACGGACCAGCACTTTTAGAGATAATCCAGTCCTATCAGCATAATCGTGAGGAGACGTCTCGCCAACTCCGTGACGTTCAGCGTCAAATTGTTTTGACGAGTCTCAGAGGGTTGACCCTCACAGAGGACCTTTGGCAACGCTCTTATTCTTGGCGTGATGCTATCGTCTCTTTACTTAGCGGCGAAGACGATGATGAGTTGGCCCGAGCAGTAGCTTCCCAGATTGTAAAGACCGCAGAGTCTGCCTCACCGTCCACATCGCTTGCTTATGAATTAGATCAAGTTGTGGAAGCTCTATTTAAGGAATACGTCGATACCGTTTGGGAGACGTTTAGCGATGCGCTTCTGTCCGGCTCCTACAAGAGTATGGCCATCACGGCAATCGTCGCATCCAACCCGGTGGTATCAACCTCCGAAACGGCTCCCGGTGGGCCACTCTTTCGAAGCATTGATGATGACTTCTTAATTGACTGGAGTCACAACAACACTCCCCAAGCCCCAGTCTTACTCGCCGAGACGGTGCCAATTTTTGACAAGCCGAATGATTCAAACGCCGAACAGCGTGCAGGTCTAGATGACGAACCGACAAACCCGGTTTGGTACCCCTTGGCTCGTCGGATTCTCGACGAGTTTGGAGAAGTCGACGAGGTACGTTCTGCCTTGAGAAGCAATATGTTCAGCTTCAGTTCGACGGGATCTCGTATTCCGTACTACAAGCGGAGAATTGGACTGCTAGAAGAGCTACTCGAACATGATGTCGCTGCTGTTCGACAATGGGCAACCGAGGAAATCGCTCACCATAGGGAGGTCATAAAGCGTGAAAGACAGCAAGAAGAAGAGGAGGATATGAGGTGGCGTTCGTAGGATTAGGTAGCATCGAAGATGCGCCGGGATCTAAGGCATGAGTGCATGCCAAAACCGTCTACTGATGTAGTTAGAACGGGCTTTAATGATGGACGATCTATCGACGCCGGGAGAGTATCGAAAAACGGAGAATCCATTTATGGACCAGCTCGAACAGATGGGCTGGACCGTGGAAGACGGGGATACGGACGTGCCCTACTTGTCGGGAGACCGGAGCAGCTTTCGGGATGTGATCTTGCGGCAGGACCTCCGCGATGCGCTCCTTCGGATCAACCGGGCGGGAGGCAGCCCGTGGCTCGACGACAGACGCATCGACCAGGCCATCCACGAACTTGAGCGCGTCGCTTCCCCCAACTTAATGGAAGCGAACAAGGCGGCGACGCGCCTTCTCCGCAAAGGCACGGTCGTGGACGGGCATCCCGAGCATCACGATGGCCGGGATCAGACGATCCATTACATCGATTTCGGCGATCCCAGCCGGAACTCTTTTCGAGCCATCCGCCAGTTTCGCGTGGACTATGCGGGAGCGTCCGGCTACGCCATCCCGGACGTGGTCCTCTTCGTCAACGGCATCCCTCTGGTCGTTGTCGAATGCAAGAGTCCCACGGCCACCAACCCGATCGCCAGCGCCGTCGAAGACCTTCTGCAGTACTCCAACCAGCGGCATGGGATCGAGGAGCGGGAAGGCGTCCCCCGGCTCTTCTACACCAACCAGGTGCTCGTCGCGACGAGCTACGACAAGGCAGTCGCAGGCACCGTCGGTGCGCGACCGGAGCACTACCTTGCCTGGAAAGACACGAGCCCGGTTCCGTCCAATACCATTGCCGAAAACCTCGGTGTGGAGCGCCTTAGCCAGCAGGAGACGCTCGTCGCGGGGATGCTGCGCCCGGAGCACCTGTTGAAGCTGTTGCGCCACTTCATCCTGTTTAAGGATCAGCAGGGCAAGACCATCAAGATGGTGGCGCGATATCAGCAGTTTCGTGCCGTGCACAACACCGTGTACCGTCTTCAGCACGGCGAGACGCGCCTCGAGGATGGTAACCAGGACCGAAGGGGTGGCATCGTCTGGCATACGCAGGGATCGGGCAAGAGCCTGACGATGGTCTTTCTGGTTCGCGTCATGCGATCGCTCCATGCCCTCCGTCGGTTCAAGGTTGTCGTCGTCACGGACCGCGTCGACCTGCAGGAGCAACTTGCGAAGACCGCAACCCTTTCCGGGGAAACTGTCCGGGTGGCTGATTCGACGGACGAGCTGAAGGACTACCTGAAGGAGGAGGGGCCGGGTTTTGTCTTCGCCACGATCCAGAAGTATCAAGAGCAGGAAGAGACCGAGGACTTTCCCGTCCTCAACACGTCCGAAGATATTGTCGTCTTAATTGATGAGGCGCACCGATCGCATACGGACCGCCTGCATGCGAACCTTATGCAGGCCCTCCCCAACTGCGCCAAGATCGGGTTTACGGGGACGCCCATTCTTATGGGGGCCAAGAAGCGGACGCACGAGATCTTCGGCGAGTACCTCGACACCTATACGATCGAGCAGGCCGTCGACGATGGCGTCATCGTCAAGATCCTCTATGAGGGCCGCATGGAACGGGCGGCGCTCAAGGACGGGCGGACGTTGGATGAACTCTTCGACGCGGCGTTTGCCGAAAAGACGGACGAGGAGCGCGAAGAGATCAAGCGGCGGCATGCAACGCGGCGCAGCGTGCTGGAGGCCACGCAGTTGATTCAGGCGAAGGCCAAAGACATGGTGCAGCACTACGTCGCCCATGTCCTGCCGAACCAGATGAAAGCGCAAGTCGTCGCGGCCAGCCGCAAGGCTGCCGTCCGGTATCAGGCGGCCATTCGCGAGGCACTCGATGAGCTCATCGCCAAAGCGGAATCGATCGACCCCCGCCTGGTCCAGTTGACCGTCGATGAGCGCAAAGAGCTTCGTAAGACCAACCCGGAGGACGCGCTTTTAGCGACGGCCCATGCGCACCTCGACGTGCTGCGTCGACTCAAGGCTGCAGCCGTGATCTCCGGCAAGAAGAACGATCCTAAGGATTGGGGACAATGGAGCGGGGACGCCGCCACAAAGCAGCACATTGGTTCATTTAAGGATCCCCTCCAGCATGCGGATCCCGGTAAAGCAAACGGGCTGGCCTTCCTCTGCGTCTGCACGAAGCTACTGACGGGGTTTGATGCTCCGGTCGAGCAGGTGTTGTACCTGGATCGGCAGATTCGCGAGCACAACTTGCTTCAGGCAATCGCCCGCGTCAACCGGCTGTACACGGGCAAAGAGCACGGCCTCGTCGTCGACTACTATAACGTCGCAAGTCACCTCGACGAAGCCCTCGACGTGTACAGCGACGACGACGTCCGGGGCGCACTGACGGACATTAGCGATGAACTGCCCCGGCTGCGGGACAGGCACGCACGTGTGATGGGCTTTTTTCAGAAGCACGGGATTGACGATCTCTGGGAAGACGAAGAGAAAGCCGTTCAGCTACTGCGCGACCCGAAGCTCCGCGCGGAGTTTGTCGTGCGGTACAAAGACCTCATGGCCTCGATGGACACGGTCATGCCTCGCCCGGAAGCCCTGAAGTATCAGAGCGACGCGGCGCAGCTCGGCAAGATTAAGAAGCGGGCGGCCAACCGGTACCGCGACGAGTCCCTGGCCCACATCGACGCGGGCGCCAAGGTCCGAGAGCTGATCGACGAGCACCTGATCGCCGAGGGCATCGATCCGAAGATCCCCCCGGTGTCTCTGCTGGACGCAGGCTTCTCGGAGCATGTCCAGGAGCAGCCCTCGCACCGGGCGAAGGCGTCCGAGATGGAGCACGCCGCGCGGCACCACATTCGGAAGCACCGCGACGAAGACCCGGCTTTCTACGACCGCTTCAGTGAGCGACTGGAGCAAATCCTTGCCGAGTACGAAGAAGACTGGGAGACGCAGACGAAGCTCTTCGACGAACTCATCCACGACCTGCGGCAGGGACGCACGTCCGATGACACGGGGCTCGACACGGATCGAGAAGCTCCCTTCTTCAGCCTTCTGCAGCGGATCGTCGCAGAGGCGCAGGGCCAAACCAATGATGCGGAGCGCGCTGCGAAGGGCGTGGCGGAGCCACCTGCTCCGTACGACGCAGATTCGCTTTCGGACGCGACGCGAGAGCATCTAGCCAACGTCACGGTGGAGATGGTCGATCACATCGAGCAGGAGGTCCGAACCGTTGACTTTTGGCGAAACAACGCTGCGCAGCAACAACTCCGCAGTGATCTCGTGATGTACCTTGACGAACACGAGGTTGTCCCCTTCGAAAAGCTTGAGGCCACGGCCGACAAGATCGTCGACCTCGCGAAGCACCGTCATTCGTACCTCACTGTTTGATCGACACTCGTCGACCCTGCCCGATGGCTTCTCCGATCTCCACCAAGACCCCGACGACGGTCTCTGTCGGCAATGATTTGACGTTCGAGGTGCGCTGGAGTGCGAGGCGAACCACCCTGGGCATCACGGTCGACCGGGACGGGACGCTAGTACTGGCCCTGCCCGAAGATTGCCCGCTCGAAGAGGGGCGAGCCTTTGCCGAAGAGAAGCAGTTTTGGGTTTACACGAAGCTGGCTGAGAAGAAGCTCCTCCGCCGCCCTACGGCCTCGAAACGCTTTGTAGAAGGCGAAGGGCACTACTACCTGGGGCGAAGCTACCGGCTGCGTCTCGTGGACGATGCGGCACCTGAGACGGCCCCCCTGCGCCTCTATCAGGGGCGGTGGCGACTTTTATCGACGGAGCGATCTAGAGCCCAAGATCACTTCCGCGAATGGTACGTCCGCCACGGCAAAGATTACATTCGGGGACGCGTTGAACGGTATGCCGACCGTCTTGAGGTATCCCCGTCTGGGGTCGCTGTGAGGCCGCTGGGGTACCGCTGGGGATCCTGTAGTCGAGACGGTACCCTGAACTTCCACTGGCGAACGGCTTGCCTGCCAGCTCGGCTGATCGATTACGTGATCGTACACGAGTCGGCCCATATCCATGAGCCGCGGCACGACGATGCCTTCTGGCACCGCGTCGAGCGAGCCATGCCCGACTACGAACGCCGAAAGCGCGAACTCCGAGAGGAGGGAGGGGGCTACTTCTAGCAGATCTTTACCTCCTTGTACCGGACCGCGGGTCATCGACCTGCGGCATCGAGCAGGACGCGACGCGGACCTGAGAGGGAGGCGGTGGAGGTGGAGATTCAGGAACCGCCTCGAGGCCGCCCTTCCGGGGCGATGGGTGACAGCTACGCACGCGATGTGAAGAGAAGGCGAACGCGGCCCATGTCTCGGCGTTACAAGAAGTGATTTCCTATCGCCTCTTCAGGAGGGAGCGATTGTACACAGTTTGTACACAGAGCGGCGCTTCGACGGGTGGAAAGCCCCGGAAGGGTAGCTCAGTTGGGGAGAGGGTCGGGTTCGTTCGGGGGCTAGCGCTCGGGCGACAAACATCTTCAATACGTGCCGAAAAAGCGGGTTTATCGGCGTCTAAGGCGTATTGGCAAACAAAAAACCGCCCCACTCCACCATGAGCAGGACGGCTTAATTGCCCGCTGGTATTCAGCGGACAGTGGCGTGGGAGGGATTTGAACCCTCGACCTCCGGGTTATGAATCCGACGCTCTCACCAACTGAGCTACCACGCCAGGAAAATGTAAATGCTCGGCTTCGGGGTTGCGTATCTTAGCCAAGCACCACGGTTATATGCCGGATATGTGTCTCTGTGTTTCCGTCAAAACGGTGAAGAAGAAAGGAACCACCAGGTGATGGCGAGACGGCCGGCCGCGGCACGATCATAATTCGAGAGGAGCCAGCACAGAGCGATCCATCACGTCTTTTTCAAAGCGGGTTAACGTCGGGAAACTGAACGTGGGGGTCACGGGCTGTAGTTTACGGTACCATCCTCCTGCCATTCCGGTTGCCTAATATGCTTCGTACCGATACGTTGATTCGCCGGCTCGCACCGTGTGTGCTGGTCTTTCTCCTTACTGTTGCCGCAACGTGGTCAACGGCTGCAGTCGCACAGGCTCCGGACACAACCGCTCGTCCGGCAAACCCCGTCACATCGGCTCCCGCGCTCCAGGCCGGTCCAATGGT
This genomic interval carries:
- a CDS encoding type I restriction endonuclease subunit R yields the protein MDDLSTPGEYRKTENPFMDQLEQMGWTVEDGDTDVPYLSGDRSSFRDVILRQDLRDALLRINRAGGSPWLDDRRIDQAIHELERVASPNLMEANKAATRLLRKGTVVDGHPEHHDGRDQTIHYIDFGDPSRNSFRAIRQFRVDYAGASGYAIPDVVLFVNGIPLVVVECKSPTATNPIASAVEDLLQYSNQRHGIEEREGVPRLFYTNQVLVATSYDKAVAGTVGARPEHYLAWKDTSPVPSNTIAENLGVERLSQQETLVAGMLRPEHLLKLLRHFILFKDQQGKTIKMVARYQQFRAVHNTVYRLQHGETRLEDGNQDRRGGIVWHTQGSGKSLTMVFLVRVMRSLHALRRFKVVVVTDRVDLQEQLAKTATLSGETVRVADSTDELKDYLKEEGPGFVFATIQKYQEQEETEDFPVLNTSEDIVVLIDEAHRSHTDRLHANLMQALPNCAKIGFTGTPILMGAKKRTHEIFGEYLDTYTIEQAVDDGVIVKILYEGRMERAALKDGRTLDELFDAAFAEKTDEEREEIKRRHATRRSVLEATQLIQAKAKDMVQHYVAHVLPNQMKAQVVAASRKAAVRYQAAIREALDELIAKAESIDPRLVQLTVDERKELRKTNPEDALLATAHAHLDVLRRLKAAAVISGKKNDPKDWGQWSGDAATKQHIGSFKDPLQHADPGKANGLAFLCVCTKLLTGFDAPVEQVLYLDRQIREHNLLQAIARVNRLYTGKEHGLVVDYYNVASHLDEALDVYSDDDVRGALTDISDELPRLRDRHARVMGFFQKHGIDDLWEDEEKAVQLLRDPKLRAEFVVRYKDLMASMDTVMPRPEALKYQSDAAQLGKIKKRAANRYRDESLAHIDAGAKVRELIDEHLIAEGIDPKIPPVSLLDAGFSEHVQEQPSHRAKASEMEHAARHHIRKHRDEDPAFYDRFSERLEQILAEYEEDWETQTKLFDELIHDLRQGRTSDDTGLDTDREAPFFSLLQRIVAEAQGQTNDAERAAKGVAEPPAPYDADSLSDATREHLANVTVEMVDHIEQEVRTVDFWRNNAAQQQLRSDLVMYLDEHEVVPFEKLEATADKIVDLAKHRHSYLTV
- a CDS encoding M48 family metallopeptidase, encoding MASPISTKTPTTVSVGNDLTFEVRWSARRTTLGITVDRDGTLVLALPEDCPLEEGRAFAEEKQFWVYTKLAEKKLLRRPTASKRFVEGEGHYYLGRSYRLRLVDDAAPETAPLRLYQGRWRLLSTERSRAQDHFREWYVRHGKDYIRGRVERYADRLEVSPSGVAVRPLGYRWGSCSRDGTLNFHWRTACLPARLIDYVIVHESAHIHEPRHDDAFWHRVERAMPDYERRKRELREEGGGYF